In Mucilaginibacter celer, one DNA window encodes the following:
- a CDS encoding oxidoreductase: MSKKVWLITGCSTGFGRELAKLVLELGYKAGVASRNTDDVKDIVEAYPETAVALKLDVTKPDEIKTAVETVQQKFGTIDVLVNNAGIGYFGAIEESEEDEVRRMFEINFFGLANVTKAVLPIMRAQRSGHVVNVASIGGLVAFPAVGFYNATKFAVDGYSEALAKETKHLGIKVTVIAPSGFRTDWAGRSANNSKIVIDDYKETAGTNKNNIRGYSGKQPGDPERAAKAIVAAVEAENPPLRLLLGKAALKGARNKLQELQKDFDAWEDTTTGADFPEGE, translated from the coding sequence ATGAGTAAAAAAGTATGGTTAATAACAGGCTGCTCAACAGGCTTTGGCCGCGAGCTGGCGAAACTGGTTTTAGAGTTAGGCTATAAAGCAGGTGTAGCATCGCGCAATACCGATGATGTGAAGGATATTGTTGAGGCTTATCCCGAAACAGCGGTAGCGCTTAAACTGGATGTTACAAAGCCCGATGAGATTAAAACAGCGGTTGAAACAGTGCAACAAAAATTCGGCACCATCGACGTGTTGGTGAACAATGCCGGCATTGGCTATTTTGGTGCGATAGAAGAGAGTGAAGAAGATGAAGTGCGCCGCATGTTCGAGATCAATTTCTTCGGATTGGCTAACGTAACCAAAGCTGTGTTGCCCATTATGCGTGCGCAACGCAGCGGACATGTGGTTAACGTGGCCTCGATAGGTGGCCTCGTGGCATTCCCCGCTGTCGGTTTTTACAATGCTACCAAGTTTGCTGTTGATGGTTATTCGGAAGCTTTGGCTAAAGAAACCAAACATCTGGGCATCAAAGTAACCGTTATTGCACCAAGTGGTTTCCGTACAGATTGGGCAGGCAGATCAGCCAACAACAGCAAAATTGTTATCGACGATTATAAAGAAACAGCCGGAACCAATAAAAACAATATCCGCGGTTACAGCGGCAAACAACCCGGAGATCCGGAACGTGCTGCCAAGGCCATTGTTGCAGCAGTTGAGGCAGAAAACCCGCCACTGCGTTTACTGTTAGGCAAAGCCGCTTTAAAAGGCGCGCGCAATAAACTGCAGGAGTTGCAAAAGGATTTTGATGCCTGGGAGGATACTACCACGGGAGCCGATTTTCCGGAAGGGGAATAA
- a CDS encoding M1 family metallopeptidase, giving the protein MKLKLMAGCSLALTLAAAVGNAQQAAPATTTPPGSVYDYHETFGPGFYTKNGTEFRAASGEPGAKYWQNRADYQLAAKLNDQTNEITGSETLTYTNNSPQTLGFMWMQLDQNLFKLDSRGTAIVPPAGSRNWGRGEAFDAGYKIKSVKVGNAKGEYSDVKFLINDTRMQIFLPKDIAANGGQAKVKIEYSFVSPNYGSDRMGYLQTKNGKIYTIAQWYPRVCVYDDVMGWNTLPYSGPGEFYLEYGDFDLSITAPSNHIVVASGELLNPQEVYTPEQVKRWAAAEKSETTVIIRGANEVTDPKSRPAGKPTLTWHFKIKNARDASWASSAAFIIDAAKMDLPSGKKSTAISAYPVESDGNDAWGRSTEYVKKSIEYNSKKWFEFPYPAATAVAGIVGGMEYPGIVFCGSKAKKGSLWGVNDHEFGHTWFPMIVGSNERMYGWMDEGFNTFINTLSTADFNNGEYKSTRPTDMHRTGDFFTKPELEPIMSQPANLKERNTGTLLYSKPSAGLVMLREQILGPERFDFAFKTYINRWAFKHPQPDDFFRTMENAAGENLQWFWRGWFLNDWRLDVAVSDVKYVDNDPTKGSLITINNLGKMAMPVILEVKTTGGKTDRIKLPVEVWERNATWTFKYPSTEEIESVTYDPDKVLPDYNADNNVWKK; this is encoded by the coding sequence ATGAAACTAAAACTGATGGCAGGTTGCAGCCTTGCCCTTACGTTGGCTGCTGCCGTAGGTAATGCCCAGCAAGCGGCGCCCGCAACCACCACCCCGCCGGGATCGGTGTATGATTACCATGAAACTTTTGGTCCGGGTTTTTACACTAAAAACGGTACCGAATTCCGCGCCGCAAGCGGCGAACCGGGTGCCAAATACTGGCAAAACCGTGCCGATTACCAATTGGCCGCCAAATTGAACGATCAAACCAACGAAATTACCGGCTCTGAAACTTTAACCTACACCAATAACAGTCCGCAAACTTTGGGCTTTATGTGGATGCAGCTTGATCAGAATTTGTTTAAACTCGATTCGAGGGGAACTGCCATCGTTCCGCCGGCGGGCAGCCGTAACTGGGGCCGCGGCGAAGCTTTTGATGCCGGTTATAAAATTAAATCGGTAAAAGTTGGCAATGCCAAAGGTGAGTACAGTGATGTTAAATTCCTGATCAATGATACCCGTATGCAGATCTTTTTACCAAAAGATATTGCTGCCAACGGTGGCCAGGCCAAAGTGAAAATTGAATATTCGTTTGTATCGCCTAACTACGGATCGGACCGTATGGGTTACCTGCAAACTAAAAATGGTAAAATTTACACCATTGCACAATGGTACCCACGTGTTTGTGTGTATGATGATGTAATGGGCTGGAATACCCTGCCATACAGTGGTCCGGGTGAGTTTTACCTGGAGTATGGTGATTTTGATCTGAGCATCACAGCTCCTTCAAATCACATCGTAGTGGCATCGGGCGAGTTGCTGAACCCGCAGGAAGTTTATACTCCTGAGCAGGTAAAACGCTGGGCAGCTGCCGAAAAAAGTGAAACTACGGTAATTATCCGTGGCGCTAATGAGGTTACCGATCCAAAATCGCGCCCGGCCGGTAAACCAACTTTAACCTGGCACTTTAAAATTAAAAACGCGCGCGATGCTTCATGGGCTTCATCGGCAGCGTTTATTATCGACGCCGCTAAAATGGATTTGCCAAGCGGTAAAAAATCAACCGCTATTTCGGCTTATCCTGTTGAAAGCGATGGCAATGACGCCTGGGGCCGATCTACCGAGTACGTGAAAAAATCTATCGAGTACAATTCGAAAAAATGGTTCGAATTTCCTTATCCTGCTGCTACAGCCGTTGCCGGTATTGTTGGCGGTATGGAATATCCGGGTATTGTTTTCTGCGGATCGAAGGCTAAAAAAGGAAGCCTTTGGGGTGTGAATGACCACGAGTTTGGCCACACCTGGTTCCCGATGATCGTTGGATCGAACGAGCGTATGTACGGCTGGATGGACGAAGGTTTCAATACTTTTATCAATACCCTTTCTACCGCCGATTTTAACAATGGCGAGTACAAAAGCACCCGCCCTACGGATATGCACCGCACAGGCGACTTCTTCACCAAACCCGAGCTGGAGCCGATTATGAGCCAGCCGGCCAACCTGAAAGAAAGAAACACAGGTACATTGCTTTATTCAAAACCAAGCGCCGGTTTGGTAATGCTGCGCGAGCAGATTTTAGGCCCTGAACGTTTCGATTTTGCGTTTAAAACCTACATTAACCGCTGGGCATTTAAACACCCGCAACCCGACGACTTTTTCCGCACCATGGAAAATGCTGCCGGCGAAAACCTGCAATGGTTTTGGAGAGGCTGGTTCCTGAACGACTGGCGTTTGGATGTTGCCGTAAGCGACGTAAAATATGTTGATAACGACCCAACCAAAGGTTCGCTGATCACCATCAACAACCTGGGTAAAATGGCGATGCCGGTTATCCTGGAAGTAAAAACCACCGGCGGCAAAACCGACCGTATAAAACTACCTGTTGAAGTTTGGGAGCGTAACGCCACCTGGACATTCAAATATCCATCAACCGAAGAAATTGAATCGGTAACTTATGATCCGGATAAGGTATTGCCTGATTATAATGCAGACAATAACGTTTGGAAGAAGTAA
- a CDS encoding 50S ribosomal protein L25/general stress protein Ctc — translation MKSIAISGSLRENVGKRDAKELRYNGQVPAVLYGGPTQTHFSVSAADLRAVVYTPVVHFIDLEIAGVKSQAIIQDIQFHPLTEKITHVDFLLLDEKKPIAIEIPVKLTGTSPGVKVGGKLVQKLRKLRIKALPKDHLDAIEVSIESLEVGKSVKVSDIKLDNLTITNAKEDTIVSVTTSRALRQAEQEAAQGKK, via the coding sequence ATGAAATCAATTGCTATTAGCGGTTCTCTAAGAGAGAACGTAGGGAAAAGAGACGCGAAAGAGCTGCGTTACAATGGCCAGGTGCCTGCAGTTCTTTACGGTGGGCCAACCCAAACCCACTTTTCGGTGTCCGCAGCTGATTTGAGAGCCGTAGTTTACACTCCGGTTGTTCATTTCATCGATCTGGAAATTGCCGGTGTTAAATCACAAGCTATCATCCAGGACATCCAGTTCCACCCACTAACTGAAAAAATCACTCACGTTGACTTTTTATTGTTAGACGAGAAAAAACCTATCGCCATCGAGATCCCTGTTAAATTAACCGGTACTTCGCCAGGTGTTAAAGTAGGTGGTAAACTGGTACAAAAATTAAGGAAACTGCGTATCAAAGCGCTTCCGAAAGATCACCTTGATGCTATCGAAGTAAGCATCGAATCGTTAGAAGTAGGTAAATCAGTTAAAGTATCTGATATTAAATTAGATAACTTAACTATCACCAACGCTAAAGAAGACACTATTGTTTCTGTAACTACCTCACGTGCATTACGTCAGGCAGAGCAGGAAGCGGCTCAGGGCAAAAAATAA
- a CDS encoding TIR domain-containing protein, with the protein MKPTADKPLLVGILVDVSGSMMSAIENKSGNTISRLESFRDALEDLVKKASILSRANSSERIAPLINIFSYGFGFGGILSAFFGSKGPKVRDLLDTPFTSNTTVAIDQLANNWRDYKNHLEKLAREMLGDTPMKEGFQAVFSRFEFELRNKSYAEGPVLFVLSDGDPTDSAYHDRSDIISIAEKIKRLGVTIISCYVTDHNITESRKLYSNHRSDWPSGANLMLKCASTISPGSPFANYLREYGWNFEPNARLFNQVNQSELLSEFMQMVLSPLNDKTTPVKASSKTKVFISYSHQDSSYFNKGSLIDYLSGLEREGFEFWYDKKILAGDDWDDEIKQQIEKADIVLTLVSQYFLNSKYCSNTEVQLFLQNQRSRGLIIFPVILSPCDWKSHDWLTRTQFEPREGMSIEVDFINKGQREQLYLTILQQLRKLAHRNNFD; encoded by the coding sequence ATGAAACCAACAGCAGATAAGCCACTACTTGTAGGCATACTTGTGGATGTGTCAGGTTCAATGATGAGCGCAATAGAAAACAAGTCGGGTAATACTATTTCAAGACTGGAAAGCTTCCGGGACGCGCTTGAAGATCTGGTGAAAAAGGCATCTATTCTTTCAAGAGCCAATTCAAGCGAAAGGATAGCTCCATTAATCAATATATTTTCTTATGGCTTTGGATTTGGGGGAATACTGTCTGCTTTTTTTGGTTCGAAGGGGCCAAAAGTAAGAGATCTGCTTGACACGCCATTTACCTCGAACACAACAGTGGCGATTGACCAATTAGCAAATAATTGGCGTGACTATAAAAATCATCTTGAAAAATTAGCAAGGGAAATGCTTGGTGATACTCCTATGAAAGAAGGGTTTCAGGCCGTTTTTTCCCGGTTCGAATTTGAGCTAAGAAATAAATCGTATGCAGAAGGGCCGGTCCTTTTTGTTTTATCAGATGGCGACCCTACGGATTCAGCTTACCATGACCGTTCGGATATTATTTCAATTGCTGAAAAAATCAAGCGGCTTGGCGTAACTATTATCTCTTGCTACGTTACCGATCATAATATTACAGAGTCGAGAAAGCTATATTCCAATCACAGAAGTGACTGGCCGTCCGGAGCCAATTTAATGCTTAAGTGTGCATCAACTATATCGCCCGGTTCTCCCTTTGCAAATTACTTAAGAGAATATGGTTGGAATTTCGAACCCAATGCAAGATTATTTAACCAGGTTAATCAATCCGAACTGTTATCGGAATTTATGCAAATGGTACTAAGTCCTCTAAACGATAAGACTACACCGGTAAAAGCATCATCTAAAACAAAAGTATTTATAAGTTATAGTCATCAGGATTCGAGCTATTTTAACAAAGGATCGTTGATAGATTATTTGTCTGGGCTGGAACGGGAGGGATTTGAGTTTTGGTATGATAAAAAAATACTTGCAGGAGACGATTGGGACGACGAGATAAAGCAACAAATAGAAAAGGCGGATATCGTTTTAACTTTAGTGAGTCAATATTTTTTAAATTCAAAATACTGTTCAAATACCGAAGTACAACTCTTCTTACAAAACCAGCGGTCCCGCGGATTAATAATTTTCCCCGTTATACTATCTCCTTGTGATTGGAAATCTCATGATTGGTTAACCAGAACTCAATTCGAGCCGAGAGAAGGGATGTCGATAGAAGTTGATTTTATTAATAAAGGGCAAAGAGAACAGCTTTATTTAACAATATTACAACAACTTAGAAAATTAGCTCACAGAAACAATTTCGATTAG
- a CDS encoding TonB-dependent receptor domain-containing protein: MKQFLLTVLCCFVTGLAMAQTTPAAPVKNITVKGTVIDSAANKPLGYGTVALQDAATKAPVKSTLAKDDGSFELKAPEGKTYQLVVASVGYATKVIPVKLTGNAFDAGRILISTSNKQLNEVTITAVKPVMKQEVDRLSYDVTADPESKAISALDMMRKVPLLAVDGDDNIKLKGSGKYKILINGKESALMAKNPSDVLKAMPATNIEKIEVITTPPAKYDAEGLAGIINIITKKNADQGFNGSVNSRYNTVWGAGYNLNITAKQGKFGISGYAGFGKQNQNSNSFSNTQTQFEPNTKNVRSTLVQTGDNTFGGRYRYGNAELSYEIDSLNLLTGSFEAFHGEFDQSGSQRSVQRDASGAITQGYHLTNSGYNHDQGLDASINYQLGFKGHKDELLTLSYKYSYGPSKNFTDNQFNERTNYYSANQPDFRQYNNAGNKEHTFQLDYAYPVKKISIEAGAKVILRNNFSDYSRQDKDAKDSLNTSPNAVYNINSGQTGAFDYHQDVYSAYNSYQLKFEKWTGKAGLRLEHTQVNAVFTGTPLDKSYNNLIPSVSIQRSLKSSSLSLGFTQRIQRPGIYQLNPFIDKSNPKFISTGNPDLKPELNNTFELNYSNFSKGSINVGLSYAFSNNAIQNVTSLIDTVTFTTYQNLGSNRSLGLNLNTNYSITKKLTVNINGQVSHIWLKGTYNGSFYKNDGYTGNAFANIGYKFDGGYRLGLDAGFFSGDVTLQGKSSNFIFNSYVLSKEFLNKKLTISAVANNPYSKYRTFRSTTNTVDFDQESLYHNRYRNFAVRVNFKFGKLNGEIKKNQRGINNDDTKGGGKSNSGGNG, translated from the coding sequence ATGAAACAATTTCTACTAACAGTGTTATGCTGTTTTGTTACGGGCCTGGCAATGGCCCAAACCACACCGGCAGCTCCTGTTAAAAATATAACGGTGAAGGGAACGGTGATCGATTCGGCGGCGAACAAGCCATTGGGGTATGGCACCGTAGCTTTGCAGGATGCTGCTACCAAAGCACCTGTAAAAAGTACCCTTGCCAAAGATGACGGCAGTTTTGAACTGAAGGCTCCCGAAGGCAAAACCTACCAGCTGGTTGTAGCTTCGGTTGGTTATGCAACCAAAGTTATCCCGGTAAAATTAACCGGTAATGCTTTTGATGCCGGGCGCATCCTGATATCAACCTCAAATAAACAACTGAACGAAGTAACCATTACCGCCGTAAAACCGGTAATGAAACAGGAGGTTGATCGCCTGAGCTATGACGTAACTGCCGACCCGGAAAGTAAAGCCATCTCTGCCCTGGATATGATGCGCAAAGTACCATTACTTGCAGTTGATGGCGATGACAACATCAAACTGAAAGGCAGCGGCAAATACAAGATCCTGATAAACGGAAAAGAATCGGCATTGATGGCTAAAAACCCATCGGATGTATTGAAAGCTATGCCTGCAACCAATATCGAAAAAATTGAGGTGATCACCACGCCGCCTGCAAAATACGATGCTGAGGGGTTGGCCGGTATCATCAATATCATCACTAAAAAAAATGCCGACCAGGGCTTTAATGGCAGCGTTAATTCCCGGTATAACACAGTTTGGGGGGCGGGCTATAACCTTAATATTACTGCCAAGCAGGGTAAATTTGGTATTTCGGGTTATGCTGGTTTTGGTAAGCAAAACCAAAACAGTAACAGTTTTTCAAATACCCAAACCCAGTTTGAGCCCAATACCAAAAATGTACGCTCAACACTGGTGCAAACCGGAGATAATACCTTTGGCGGCAGATACCGTTATGGCAATGCCGAGTTAAGCTATGAAATTGACAGCTTGAATTTGTTAACGGGCTCTTTCGAGGCTTTTCATGGCGAGTTTGACCAAAGTGGCAGCCAGCGTTCGGTTCAGCGTGATGCCTCGGGCGCAATTACACAAGGTTACCATTTAACAAACTCAGGTTATAATCATGATCAGGGCCTGGATGCATCAATCAATTACCAGTTAGGCTTTAAAGGGCATAAAGATGAGTTGCTTACCCTATCGTACAAATACAGCTATGGGCCAAGCAAAAACTTTACGGATAATCAGTTTAATGAAAGAACCAACTATTACAGCGCAAACCAACCTGATTTCAGGCAATACAACAACGCCGGTAATAAAGAACATACCTTTCAGCTGGATTACGCCTACCCTGTAAAAAAGATCAGCATTGAGGCCGGCGCTAAGGTTATCCTCCGTAATAATTTCAGCGATTACAGCCGCCAGGATAAAGACGCTAAAGATTCCCTGAATACAAGCCCTAATGCCGTTTACAATATAAACAGTGGCCAAACAGGTGCTTTTGATTATCACCAGGATGTATATAGCGCATACAACTCGTACCAGTTAAAATTTGAAAAATGGACAGGAAAGGCCGGCTTACGTTTGGAGCATACCCAGGTTAACGCGGTATTTACCGGTACGCCGCTTGATAAAAGCTATAATAACCTGATTCCCTCGGTATCTATCCAGCGCTCGCTGAAAAGCAGCAGCCTTAGCTTGGGCTTTACCCAACGGATCCAAAGGCCGGGTATTTACCAGTTAAACCCTTTTATCGACAAATCGAACCCTAAATTTATCAGCACCGGTAACCCCGATTTAAAACCTGAGCTTAACAATACCTTTGAGCTGAACTACAGCAATTTTTCGAAAGGATCAATCAATGTTGGTTTAAGCTATGCTTTTTCAAATAATGCCATCCAGAATGTAACCAGCCTTATTGATACCGTTACTTTTACAACTTATCAAAACTTAGGCAGTAACCGCAGTTTGGGTTTAAACCTCAATACTAATTATTCCATTACCAAAAAACTTACCGTTAATATCAACGGGCAGGTTTCGCACATCTGGCTAAAAGGAACTTACAACGGCAGCTTTTACAAAAACGATGGTTATACAGGCAATGCCTTCGCCAACATCGGCTACAAGTTTGATGGTGGTTACCGCCTTGGTTTGGATGCGGGTTTCTTTAGTGGCGATGTTACGCTGCAAGGCAAATCGAGCAATTTTATTTTTAACTCGTATGTGTTATCTAAAGAGTTCCTGAATAAAAAGCTCACCATATCGGCAGTGGCCAACAACCCGTACAGCAAATACCGCACTTTCCGGTCGACCACCAACACGGTTGATTTTGACCAGGAATCGTTATACCATAACCGCTACCGCAACTTTGCCGTTAGGGTAAACTTTAAATTCGGCAAGCTGAACGGCGAGATTAAAAAGAACCAGCGCGGTATTAATAATGACGATACCAAAGGCGGCGGCAAAAGCAATAGCGGCGGCAACGGATAA
- a CDS encoding TonB-dependent receptor domain-containing protein — MKQILLTVLCCYFTTIIYAQTKTAAAAPAVANITVKGIIIDSAVNKPMGYVTVALQDAATKTPVKSTLAKDDGSFELKAPEGKTYQLVAVFIGYATKTIPVKLTGNTFNAGRILLSPSSKQLKEVTVTAVRPVMKQEVDRLSYDVTADPESKSITALDMIRKVPLLSVDGNDAIKLRGNDNYKILINGKESAMMAKNPSDVLKSMPAANIEKIEVITTPPAKYDAEGLAGIINIITKKNADQGYNVSLNTGYNSVYGERANVNLTVKQGKFGFSGYAGYNYRPMRSSAYENMTTFDSPASSLSQTGMRGNSGKNSYGSGELSFEIDTLNLLTGMFDFYNGKSNQENNQVTTFRDNLNNIKQFYRLFNSGDGDFNGSDVGLNYQLGFKKNKEQLLTISYKYNYNNNIQNNGATKGNDTIGTGSPADYRQYNRSGSKQHAFQLDYIQPSKILTVEAGGKVTLRNNYSQFNTDVKSDVDNEYHADTAQVNNFTYKQNIYGVYNSYSVKLSKWAFKGGMRLEHTTVDANFAVGKPTVNQDYDNFVPSVSVQRSLKSSSLTLGFTQRIQRPGIYQLNPYTDQTNPQYRNVGNPNLRAAVTNNFELGYSNFAKGSINLSTNYSFANNTVQNLASVDSAGVTTTTYANVGSNKNWGFDLNVNYPITPKLNVNINAELLFVWLKGYYNGSLFSNSGNQGHIFTYTSYKFDGGYRAGLNIGYDSRYVLLQGKDNYFFFSSISGSKTMFKEKVTLSLNVNNPFKKFNKLDFYTKGDGFETYTANNNFYRTINVSLSYKFGRLNSSIKKNQRGINNDDASSGGRN, encoded by the coding sequence ATGAAACAAATCCTGCTAACGGTACTTTGCTGTTACTTTACTACAATCATCTACGCACAAACCAAAACTGCTGCTGCTGCTCCGGCTGTTGCCAACATTACTGTAAAAGGAATTATTATTGATTCGGCTGTAAATAAACCGATGGGTTATGTTACCGTGGCTTTGCAGGATGCCGCTACCAAAACCCCTGTAAAAAGCACATTGGCTAAAGACGACGGCAGCTTTGAACTGAAAGCCCCCGAAGGCAAAACGTACCAGCTGGTAGCTGTATTTATAGGTTATGCCACTAAAACTATTCCCGTAAAACTAACCGGCAATACATTTAACGCAGGCCGCATCCTGCTTTCACCATCAAGCAAGCAGCTAAAAGAAGTTACCGTAACCGCCGTGCGCCCGGTAATGAAGCAGGAGGTTGACCGCCTGAGCTACGATGTAACCGCCGACCCGGAAAGTAAATCAATCACCGCACTGGATATGATCCGTAAGGTGCCTTTATTATCTGTTGATGGCAATGATGCGATCAAGCTGCGTGGAAATGATAATTATAAGATCCTTATTAATGGTAAAGAATCGGCCATGATGGCTAAAAATCCATCGGATGTACTGAAATCGATGCCTGCGGCCAATATCGAAAAGATAGAAGTGATTACCACGCCGCCCGCAAAATATGATGCCGAAGGCCTGGCCGGGATCATCAACATCATCACCAAAAAAAATGCCGACCAGGGTTATAACGTGAGCCTTAATACCGGCTACAACAGCGTATACGGCGAACGTGCCAATGTAAACTTAACCGTAAAGCAGGGCAAATTTGGTTTTAGCGGTTATGCCGGTTATAACTACAGGCCGATGCGCTCGTCGGCGTATGAAAACATGACCACTTTTGATAGCCCTGCATCATCGCTCAGCCAAACAGGGATGAGGGGCAACAGTGGCAAAAACTCGTACGGCAGCGGCGAGCTGAGTTTTGAGATAGATACCCTGAACCTGCTTACCGGTATGTTTGATTTTTACAACGGTAAAAGCAACCAGGAAAATAACCAGGTAACTACCTTCAGGGATAACCTGAACAACATCAAACAATTTTACCGCCTGTTTAATAGTGGCGATGGGGATTTCAACGGATCGGACGTGGGGTTGAATTACCAGTTAGGTTTTAAGAAAAACAAAGAGCAGCTGCTTACCATATCGTACAAATACAATTACAACAACAATATCCAAAATAACGGGGCTACCAAAGGGAATGATACCATCGGTACCGGCAGCCCGGCCGATTACAGGCAGTATAACAGATCGGGTTCAAAACAGCACGCTTTCCAGTTAGATTATATTCAGCCATCCAAAATCCTTACGGTTGAGGCGGGTGGTAAGGTTACGCTGCGTAACAACTACAGCCAGTTCAACACCGATGTAAAAAGCGATGTGGATAATGAATACCATGCTGATACTGCCCAGGTTAACAATTTTACCTATAAACAAAACATTTATGGCGTATACAATTCTTACTCGGTTAAGCTAAGCAAATGGGCATTTAAAGGCGGCATGCGTTTGGAGCATACCACGGTTGATGCCAACTTCGCGGTAGGCAAGCCAACCGTTAACCAGGATTATGATAATTTTGTGCCCTCGGTATCGGTACAGCGCAGCCTGAAAAGCAGCAGCCTTACATTGGGCTTTACGCAACGCATCCAGCGCCCGGGCATTTACCAGTTAAACCCGTATACCGATCAAACCAACCCGCAATACCGTAACGTGGGCAACCCTAACCTGAGGGCGGCAGTTACCAACAATTTTGAACTGGGTTACAGCAATTTTGCCAAGGGCTCCATCAATCTCAGTACCAATTACTCGTTTGCCAATAATACGGTACAAAACCTGGCCTCGGTTGATTCGGCCGGTGTTACCACTACTACATACGCCAATGTAGGCTCAAACAAAAACTGGGGTTTTGATTTGAATGTGAACTACCCCATCACCCCTAAACTAAACGTAAATATAAACGCCGAGTTATTGTTTGTTTGGCTGAAAGGCTATTATAACGGTTCGCTGTTTAGTAACAGCGGTAACCAGGGGCATATTTTTACCTATACCAGCTACAAGTTTGATGGCGGCTACCGGGCCGGTTTAAATATTGGTTATGATAGCCGTTATGTATTGCTGCAGGGAAAGGATAATTATTTCTTCTTCAGTTCCATCAGCGGAAGTAAAACAATGTTTAAAGAGAAAGTAACCCTATCGTTAAACGTTAACAATCCATTTAAAAAATTCAACAAGCTCGACTTTTACACTAAAGGCGACGGCTTTGAAACCTACACCGCCAACAACAATTTTTACCGAACCATTAACGTAAGCCTGAGCTACAAATTTGGCCGCCTTAACAGCAGCATAAAGAAAAATCAACGTGGTATTAACAACGATGATGCCAGTAGCGGAGGCCGAAATTAA
- the pth gene encoding aminoacyl-tRNA hydrolase: MKYLIVGLGNIGPEYADTRHNIGFMVLDELAKQEGTRFQNSRLAYYTEVSHKGRTLCLVKPTTYMNLSGKALNHWMKDLKIPIENVLVIVDDLALPLGTLRLKPKGSAAGHNGLKNIEATLGHSNYARLRFGIGDNYPKGRQVDFVLSKFDKDELPELPALIDRSIEMVKSFVTIGTELTMTRFNK, from the coding sequence ATGAAATATCTAATTGTAGGTTTAGGAAATATTGGTCCGGAGTATGCCGATACCAGGCATAATATCGGTTTTATGGTGTTGGATGAACTGGCTAAGCAGGAGGGAACGCGGTTTCAAAATTCGCGGTTGGCTTATTACACCGAAGTATCGCACAAAGGCCGTACCCTGTGCCTGGTTAAACCTACCACCTACATGAACCTGAGCGGCAAGGCGCTTAACCACTGGATGAAGGATCTGAAAATTCCGATAGAAAATGTGTTGGTTATTGTTGATGACCTGGCCCTGCCTTTAGGCACCCTGCGTTTAAAACCCAAAGGCAGTGCCGCCGGCCATAACGGCCTTAAAAATATCGAAGCTACTTTAGGCCATAGCAATTACGCCCGCCTCCGTTTTGGTATTGGCGATAATTATCCCAAAGGCCGCCAGGTTGATTTTGTGCTGAGCAAATTTGATAAAGATGAACTGCCCGAACTTCCCGCATTGATCGACCGCTCCATCGAGATGGTGAAAAGTTTTGTAACCATCGGCACCGAATTAACCATGACCCGGTTCAATAAGTAA
- a CDS encoding Spx/MgsR family RNA polymerase-binding regulatory protein, translating to MKVYGITNCNTVKKAIDWLKENKVDYDFQDFKKLGVSTEKLQEWDTKAGYEKFMNKQGLTWKQLDPAVKESIKTNTDALQLLQQKTSMIKRPVIEDGGFLFFGFDEKVYADHFLGK from the coding sequence ATGAAAGTTTACGGAATAACCAATTGCAATACAGTAAAAAAAGCCATCGACTGGCTGAAAGAAAATAAAGTTGATTACGATTTTCAGGATTTTAAAAAGCTTGGCGTAAGCACCGAAAAACTGCAGGAGTGGGATACCAAGGCAGGCTACGAAAAGTTTATGAACAAACAAGGCCTCACCTGGAAACAGCTCGACCCGGCGGTTAAAGAAAGCATCAAAACCAACACCGATGCCCTACAATTACTACAGCAAAAAACCAGCATGATCAAACGCCCGGTTATTGAAGATGGCGGGTTTTTGTTTTTTGGGTTTGATGAGAAGGTTTATGCCGACCATTTTTTGGGGAAGTAA